From the genome of Argentina anserina chromosome 4, drPotAnse1.1, whole genome shotgun sequence, one region includes:
- the LOC126791833 gene encoding stearoyl-[acyl-carrier-protein] 9-desaturase, chloroplastic translates to MALKLNTFTTQSPRFALPQMASLRSPKFSMASTLHSGAKEVENLKKPFTPPREVHVQVTHSMPPQKIEIFKSIEGWAEQNILVHLKPVEKCWQPQDFLPDPSSDGFEEQVKELRERAKEIPDEYFVVLVGDMITEEALPTYQTMLNTLDGVRDETGASPTPWAVWTRAWTAEENRHGDLLNKYLYLCGRVDMRQIEKTIQYLIGSGMDPRTENSPYLGFIYTSFQERATFISHGNTARHAKEYGDLKLAQICGTIASDEKRHETAYTKIVEKLFEIDPDGTITSFADMMKKKIAMPAHLMYDGRDDKLFDHFSAVAQRLGVYTAKDYADILEFLVGRWKVQDLTGLSGEGRKAQEYLCGLAPRIRRLEERAQARAKQGPAIPFSWIFDRNVGL, encoded by the exons ATGGCTCTCAAACTCAACACCTTCACTACTCAATCCCCAAGGTTTGCTCTTCCCCAGATGGCCAGCCTCAGATCTCCCAAGTTCTCCATGGCCTCCACTCTCCACTCCGGCGCCAA GGAGGTTGAGAATCTGAAAAAGCCTTTCACTCCTCCTAGGGAGGTGCATGTTCAAGTAACACATTCCATGCCACCTCAAAAGATTGAGATCTTTAAATCCATTGAGGGTTGGGCTGAGCAGAACATCTTAGTTCACCTAAAGCCAGTTGAGAAGTGTTGGCAACCCCAGGACTTTTTGCCAGATCCATCATCTGATGGATTTGAGGAACAAGTTAAGGAACTACGGGAGAGGGCAAAGGAGATTCCAGATGAAtactttgttgttttggttggAGATATGATCACTGAAGAAGCCCTTCCAACTTATCAAACAATGCTTAACACCTTGGATGGAGTTCGGGATGAAACAGGGGCAAGCCCAACCCCTTGGGCAGTTTGGACAAGGGCATGGACAGCTGAAGAGAACAGGCATGGTGACCTTCTCAACAAGTATCTTTACCTTTGTGGCCGAGTGGACATGAGGCAAATTGAAAAGACAATTCAGTATTTGATTGGGTCTGGAATG GATCCGCGTACGGAGAACAGTCCTTACCTTGGGTTCATATATACATCATTCCAGGAGAGGGCTACCTTCATCTCTCATGGAAACACGGCCAGGCATGCCAAGGAGTATGGGGACTTAAAATTGGCTCAAATATGCGGCACAATAGCCTCAGATGAGAAGCGCCATGAGACGGCATATACTAAGATCGTGGAAAAGCTCTTTGAGATTGATCCCGATGGAACTATTACGTCTTTTGCTgacatgatgaagaagaagattgcTATGCCAGCTCACTTGATGTATGATGGTCGTGATGACAAACTTTTTGATCACTTTTCAGCTGTTGCACAGCGTCTTGGTGTTTATACGGCCAAGGACTATGCAGATATTTTGGAGTTCTTGGTGGGCAGGTGGAAGGTGCAGGACCTGACTGGACTTTCAGGTGAGGGTCGAAAGGCTCAAGAATATCTGTGTGGTTTGGCCCCGCGAATTAGGAGACTAGAAGAAAGGGCTCAAGCAAGAGCCAAGCAAGGCCCTGCCATACCTTTCAGTTGGATCTTTGATAGAAATGTTGGGCTGTGA
- the LOC126791834 gene encoding uncharacterized protein LOC126791834 isoform X1: MILIPLCSYSLSLNSLIYLILPLVLFMQDPKNLQAARKPWYQRAIEMGTLWRSNRSGPKLPTDQVSTPNATTLWKTITKSTSNNVPNSSTSSRQKLRKCASLKVATSFTRVCLCAPISSYNEVFRAELPPRRSNSYPRSVATTQDQRSITTLNTRLSTSERRVFRGKSLTEDVLMRRFVLEEEAMMHVRRRNQMEVTRRKSKMRRKNLGPSRLCRMVMAREEDNQ, from the exons ATGATACTAATTCCTCTTTGTTCTTATTCTTTGTCACTTAATTCTCTCATATATCTCATACTTCCCCTGGTTTTGTTCATGCAAGATCCAAAGAACTTACAAGCAGCAAG GAAGCCTTGGTATCAAAGAGCAATAGAGATGGGCACTCTTTGGAGATCAAACAGGAGTGGTCCCAAGCTTCCCACAGATCAAGTTTCAACACCAAATGCTACAACCTTGTGGAAAACCATTACCAAATCAACAAGCAACAATGTTCCTAATTCTTCGACTTCCAGTAGACAGAAGCTGAGAAAATGTGCTTCCTTAAAGGTTGCGACTTCGTTTACTAGGGTTTGTCTTTGTGCACCGATCTCTTCGTACAATGAGGTTTTCAGGGCTGAACTCCCACCAAGAAGAAGCAATAGTTACCCGAGATCGGTGGCGACAACGCAAGATCAAAGAAGCATCACCACTCTGAACACGAGGCTTAGCACTTCTGAGAGAAGAGTTTTCCGTGGGAAATCACTTACAGAAGACGTTTTGATGAGACGGTTCGTTTTGGAAGAAGAAGCAATGATGCACGTTAGAAGGAGAAATCAAATGGAAGTTACAAGGAGAAAAAGTAAAATGAGGAGGAAGAATCTTGGGCCTAGTCGTCTTTGTAGAATGGTTATGGCTAGGGAAGAGGATAATCAATAA
- the LOC126791823 gene encoding protein IQ-DOMAIN 14-like, with product MGKKGSWFSAIKRAFSPHSKEKVVNGLEKKSGKEKNKGKLKNGETNSFIPLFREPSSIEKIFGDFEREQHIIPFRPPIPDEQPQSPPPVVARVDSPRAASPRVPSPRAPSPRPPSPRAPSPKIVHHHKEISYRAEPTLRNHHASVTKIQAAYRGYTARRSFRALKGLLRLQGVVRGQNVKRQTANAMKYMQLLVRVQSQIQSRRIQMLESQARRQVQYKNDKDVENTFGKWTLSQASEMGNNDDWDDSLLTKEEVEVRVQKKVEAVIKRERAMAYAYSHQVWKATPKSGQTPLADIRSGGFPWWWNWLERQLPPKEPPVETNAMKTFQPTPSRQRPELKQSPLPQSSNQRQHPFAYDSNLDTPKSSKSTINLTTIKQARTPSPFNMSTPQANSSRLSKYARPTAGGSNSPFGFPLKDDDSLISCPPFSVPSYMAPTASAKAKARASSNPRERFMGTPSSESKRRLSFPLTQGIGSFKWKKGSFLSNNKDSSSQRNLDKNQSLQSIENMSIDSTVSMPAGVGRRPFNRFV from the exons ATGGGAAAGAAAGGGAGTTGGTTTTCTGCTATAAAGAGGGCTTTTTCACCTCACTCCAAGGAGAAGGTGGTCAAT GGTTTGGAGAAGAAAagtggaaaagaaaagaacaagggaaaactaaaaaatggaGAAACCAATTCATTCATTCCCCTGTTCAGAGAACCGAGCAGCATTGAGAAAATTTTTGGGGATTTTGAAAGGGAGCAACATATAATACCTTTTAGACCTCCTATACCTGATGAGCAACCACAATCACCACCTCCAGTGGTTGCAAGAGTTGATTCTCCAAGGGCAGCTTCTCCAAGGGTTCCTTCTCCAAGGGCTCCATCTCCAAGACCGCCCTCTCCAAGAGCTCCATCTCCTAAGATAGTTCATCATCATAAGGAGATCAGCTACAGGGCAGAACCAACTCTAAGGAACCACCATGCTTCTGTTACTAAAATCCAAGCCGCCTATAGAGGTTATACG GCAAGGAGAAGCTTTAGAGCCCTGAAGGGTCTATTGAGGCTTCAAGGAGTGGTTAGGGGACAGAATGTGAAGCGTCAAACAGCCAACGCCATGAAATACATGCAACTCTTGGTGCGGGTTCAATCTCAGATTCAGTCACGAAGGATCCAGATGTTAGAAAGCCAAGCAAGACGTCAAGTTCAATACAAGAATGACAAAGATGTTGAAAACACATTTGGCAAATGGACCTTGAGCCAGGCA TCTGAGATGGGAAACAATGATGACTGGGATGATAGCTTGCTAACTAAAGAGGAAGTAGAGGTGAGGGTGCAGAAAAAGGTTGAGGCTGTcatcaaaagagaaagagcAATGGCTTACGCATATTCCCACCAG GTATGGAAAGCTACACCTAAATCAGGTCAAACACCTTTAGCTGATATCCGATCCGGTGGTTTTCCATGGTGGTGGAACTGGTTGGAACGTCAACTGCCTCCAAAGGAGCCTCCTGTTGAAACCAATGCAATGAAGACCTTTCAACCTACTCCTTCAAGGCAGCGTCCGGAGCTAAAGCAGAGCCCTTTACCCCAATCAAGCAATCAAAGGCAACATCCTTTTGCTTATGATAGCAATCTGGACACACCGAAATCCTCAAAATCAACCATAAACCTCACAACAATAAAACAAGCACGAACCCCGTCTCCCTTTAATATGAGTACTCCACAAGCAAACAGCTCTCGTCTATCAAAGTATGCAAGGCCAACAGCAGGTGGATCGAACTCCCCTTTCGGATTCCCACTAAAGGATGATGATAGCCTTATAAGCTGCCCTCCATTCTCAGTTCCAAGCTACATGGCTCCCACTGCTTCCGCGAAAGCCAAAGCCAGAGCTAGTAGTAATCCAAGGGAGAGGTTTATGGGGACTCCAAGCAGTGAATCAAAGAGGAGGCTCTCGTTTCCTTTGACTCAAGGTATTGGGTCTTTCAAGTGGAAGAAAGGTTCTTTTTTATCTAATAACAAGGATTCTAGCTCTCAGAGGAATTTAGATAAAAACCAGTCTCTGCAATCTATAGAAAATATGAGTATAGACTCCACTGTTTCTATGCCTGCAGGAGTTGGAAGGAGGCCATTTAACAGATTTGTgtga
- the LOC126791834 gene encoding uncharacterized protein LOC126791834 isoform X2, with protein MPKKPWYQRAIEMGTLWRSNRSGPKLPTDQVSTPNATTLWKTITKSTSNNVPNSSTSSRQKLRKCASLKVATSFTRVCLCAPISSYNEVFRAELPPRRSNSYPRSVATTQDQRSITTLNTRLSTSERRVFRGKSLTEDVLMRRFVLEEEAMMHVRRRNQMEVTRRKSKMRRKNLGPSRLCRMVMAREEDNQ; from the exons ATGCCAAa GAAGCCTTGGTATCAAAGAGCAATAGAGATGGGCACTCTTTGGAGATCAAACAGGAGTGGTCCCAAGCTTCCCACAGATCAAGTTTCAACACCAAATGCTACAACCTTGTGGAAAACCATTACCAAATCAACAAGCAACAATGTTCCTAATTCTTCGACTTCCAGTAGACAGAAGCTGAGAAAATGTGCTTCCTTAAAGGTTGCGACTTCGTTTACTAGGGTTTGTCTTTGTGCACCGATCTCTTCGTACAATGAGGTTTTCAGGGCTGAACTCCCACCAAGAAGAAGCAATAGTTACCCGAGATCGGTGGCGACAACGCAAGATCAAAGAAGCATCACCACTCTGAACACGAGGCTTAGCACTTCTGAGAGAAGAGTTTTCCGTGGGAAATCACTTACAGAAGACGTTTTGATGAGACGGTTCGTTTTGGAAGAAGAAGCAATGATGCACGTTAGAAGGAGAAATCAAATGGAAGTTACAAGGAGAAAAAGTAAAATGAGGAGGAAGAATCTTGGGCCTAGTCGTCTTTGTAGAATGGTTATGGCTAGGGAAGAGGATAATCAATAA